In the genome of Kitasatospora cineracea, one region contains:
- a CDS encoding SDR family oxidoreductase — MTGRRTDTRRRTVDSGGLALAVYEQGDPADPTVVLVHGYPDDHSVWDDVAADLAADHHVVRYDTRGSGASGVPATREDYRLELLGEDLFAVADAVSPDRPVHVVAHDWGSVQSWEAVTTPGAYRRIASYTTMSGPCLDHMGYWIRHRLRRPTPRHLSQLLRQGAHSWYIALFQLPVLAPAAWKLGLARLWPRVLRDLEAVRPRPGHPQATLAEDAVHGIELYRANMRPRVRAPRERHTEVPVQLITLQRDHYVSDFLSEGLERWVPRLTRRTLNATHWSALLEQGPTVAALVRDFTARDHGAARQEPSTAGELVVVTGGGSGIGRATALAFADAGARVVVCDRDLPAAQRTAELCELSGTKAAAYRVDVSDGAAVDAFAQQVATEHGVPDVVVNNAGIGHSGTFLQTTEDEWRRVLDVNLWGVIHGCRAFGRLMVDRGTGGHLVNLASAAAYLPAKQLAAYATSKSAVFMLSDCLRAELAPHRIGVSTICPGIVNTNITRTTTFSGLDDDALAAKQAKVSKLYARRGFPPEKVAAEILRAVRTRKPVVPVTFEAKAARLLGRLSPALLRKAARINAG; from the coding sequence ATGACCGGCCGCCGCACCGACACCCGCCGCCGCACCGTCGACTCCGGCGGGCTCGCCCTCGCCGTGTACGAGCAGGGCGACCCCGCCGACCCCACGGTCGTCCTGGTGCACGGCTACCCCGACGACCACTCGGTCTGGGACGACGTCGCCGCCGACCTGGCCGCCGACCACCACGTGGTGCGCTACGACACCCGCGGCTCCGGCGCCTCCGGCGTGCCCGCCACCCGCGAGGACTACCGGCTCGAACTGCTCGGCGAGGACCTGTTCGCCGTCGCCGACGCCGTCAGCCCCGACCGCCCCGTGCACGTCGTCGCGCACGACTGGGGCAGCGTCCAGTCCTGGGAGGCCGTCACCACCCCCGGCGCGTACCGGCGGATCGCCTCCTACACCACCATGTCCGGCCCCTGCCTGGACCACATGGGGTACTGGATCCGGCACCGGCTGCGCCGCCCCACCCCCCGCCACCTGTCCCAACTGCTGCGCCAGGGCGCCCACTCCTGGTACATCGCGCTGTTCCAACTGCCCGTCCTCGCCCCCGCCGCCTGGAAGCTCGGCCTGGCCCGGCTCTGGCCCCGCGTCCTGCGCGACCTGGAAGCCGTCCGCCCCCGGCCCGGCCACCCGCAGGCCACCCTCGCCGAGGACGCCGTGCACGGCATCGAGCTGTACCGGGCCAACATGCGCCCCCGGGTCCGGGCCCCGCGCGAACGGCACACCGAAGTACCGGTCCAGCTGATCACCCTGCAACGCGACCACTACGTCTCCGACTTCCTCTCCGAGGGCCTGGAACGCTGGGTCCCCCGGCTCACCCGCCGCACCCTCAACGCCACCCACTGGTCCGCACTGCTCGAACAGGGCCCCACCGTCGCCGCCCTGGTCCGCGACTTCACCGCCCGCGACCACGGCGCCGCCCGCCAGGAACCCTCCACCGCGGGCGAACTGGTCGTCGTCACCGGCGGCGGCAGCGGCATCGGCCGGGCCACCGCCCTCGCCTTCGCCGACGCGGGCGCCCGGGTCGTGGTCTGCGACCGCGACCTGCCCGCCGCCCAGCGCACCGCCGAACTCTGCGAACTCTCCGGCACCAAGGCCGCCGCCTACCGGGTCGACGTCAGCGACGGCGCCGCCGTCGACGCCTTCGCCCAGCAGGTCGCCACCGAACACGGCGTCCCCGACGTGGTCGTCAACAACGCCGGCATCGGCCACTCCGGCACCTTCCTGCAGACCACCGAGGACGAGTGGCGCCGCGTCCTGGACGTCAACCTGTGGGGCGTCATCCACGGCTGCCGCGCCTTCGGCCGGCTCATGGTCGACCGCGGTACGGGGGGCCACCTGGTCAACCTCGCCTCCGCCGCCGCCTACCTGCCCGCCAAGCAGCTCGCCGCGTACGCCACCTCCAAGTCCGCCGTCTTCATGCTCTCCGACTGCCTGCGCGCCGAACTAGCCCCGCACCGCATCGGCGTCTCCACCATCTGCCCCGGCATCGTCAACACCAACATCACCCGCACCACCACCTTCTCCGGCCTCGACGACGACGCCCTCGCCGCCAAGCAGGCCAAGGTCTCCAAGCTCTACGCCCGCCGGGGCTTCCCCCCGGAGAAGGTCGCCGCCGAGATCCTCCGCGCCGTCCGCACCCGCAAGCCCGTCGTCCCCGTCACCTTCGAAGCCAAGGCCGCCCGCCTCCTCGGCCGCCTCAGCCCCGCCCTCCTGCGCAAGGCCGCCCGGATCAACGCGGGCTGA
- a CDS encoding metal-dependent hydrolase, whose product MPRPTPPVTVHDSLVLEPRDVHFDWSELPLHWIPDEPMATHTINVLHLLLPEGERWFVKVFKEALPLIRDEQLREEVLGFIGQEAIHAEAHQEVLDHLLGQGLDPRPYVRQISWLFHRVLGDKPGLTARRRRENVIERVAFVAAIEHFTAFLGNWALNSPGLDRAKADPTMLDLLRWHGAEEVEHRSVAYDLMRHLDPGYLRRVRGMFVSGPLLVHLWIRGTRFMLAADPTLDGRLAPTWRDAQRAARRGLLPEPARFLRSAARYFSPGYHPTREGSSSQALAYLAKSPAAQAAATR is encoded by the coding sequence ATGCCCCGCCCCACCCCGCCCGTCACCGTGCACGACAGCCTGGTGCTCGAACCGCGCGACGTGCACTTCGACTGGTCCGAGCTGCCCCTGCACTGGATCCCCGACGAGCCGATGGCCACCCACACCATCAACGTGCTGCACCTGCTGCTGCCCGAGGGCGAGCGGTGGTTCGTCAAGGTGTTCAAGGAGGCGCTGCCGCTGATCCGCGACGAACAGCTGCGCGAAGAGGTGCTCGGCTTCATCGGGCAGGAGGCCATCCACGCCGAGGCCCACCAGGAAGTCCTCGACCACCTGCTCGGCCAGGGCCTCGACCCGCGCCCCTACGTCCGGCAGATCAGCTGGCTCTTCCACCGCGTCCTCGGCGACAAGCCCGGCCTGACCGCCCGTAGGCGCCGCGAGAACGTCATCGAACGCGTCGCCTTCGTCGCCGCGATCGAGCACTTCACCGCCTTCCTCGGCAACTGGGCCCTCAACTCGCCCGGCCTCGACCGTGCCAAGGCCGACCCCACCATGCTCGACCTGCTGCGCTGGCACGGCGCCGAGGAAGTCGAACACCGCAGCGTCGCCTACGACCTGATGCGCCACCTCGACCCCGGCTACCTGCGCCGCGTCCGCGGCATGTTCGTCTCCGGCCCGCTCCTGGTCCACCTCTGGATCCGCGGCACCCGCTTCATGCTCGCCGCCGACCCCACCCTGGACGGCCGCCTCGCCCCCACCTGGCGCGACGCCCAGCGCGCCGCCCGCCGCGGCCTCCTCCCCGAACCCGCCCGCTTCCTGCGCTCCGCCGCCAGGTACTTCAGCCCCGGCTACCACCCCACCCGCGAAGGCAGCTCCTCCCAGGCCCTCGCCTACCTCGCCAAATCCCCGGCCGCGCAGGCCGCCGCCACCCGCTGA
- a CDS encoding PDR/VanB family oxidoreductase, translating to MDLETPPPDLYGRPRADRFFARLTAFGDWYSPALGSPGLRRSPRRAEARPVPPLYLVVVSHRVVAEDVVELRLADPSGGMLPGWQPGARIVLTLPSGRERHYSLCGDPADRHAYRVAVRRIADGGGGSVEIHDELHVGVRLRVRRPRNGFAFCGEEKVLFLAGGIGITPLLPMARAAQHAGVDWHLVHTGRTAAALPFTTELTALDPARVTVRTDDEHGLPDAAELLAHAPRGAAAYVCGPAPMLLAVQRALPASPAVSLHFERFGAAPILDGRPFRIRVGDETLTVPADRSALDVAREVRPELPYSCQQGFCGTCVLKVAAGTPEHRDRRLTAEQRAAGLLLPCVSRAAEGETLVLEV from the coding sequence ATGGATCTCGAAACCCCGCCCCCCGACCTGTACGGACGCCCGCGGGCCGACCGTTTCTTCGCCCGGCTGACCGCCTTCGGCGACTGGTACAGCCCCGCGCTGGGGAGTCCAGGGCTGCGGCGGAGTCCGCGGCGGGCGGAGGCCCGGCCGGTGCCGCCGCTGTACCTGGTGGTGGTGTCGCACCGGGTGGTCGCCGAGGACGTGGTGGAGCTGCGGCTGGCCGACCCGTCCGGCGGGATGCTGCCGGGCTGGCAGCCGGGGGCGCGGATCGTGCTGACGCTGCCGTCGGGGCGCGAGCGCCACTACTCGTTGTGCGGGGACCCGGCCGACCGGCACGCCTACCGGGTCGCGGTGCGCCGGATCGCGGACGGCGGCGGCGGATCGGTGGAGATCCACGACGAACTGCACGTCGGGGTGCGGCTGCGGGTGCGCCGGCCGCGCAACGGCTTCGCGTTCTGCGGCGAGGAGAAGGTGCTGTTCCTGGCCGGCGGCATCGGCATCACTCCGCTGCTGCCGATGGCCCGGGCCGCCCAGCACGCGGGCGTCGACTGGCACCTGGTGCACACCGGCCGGACCGCCGCGGCGCTCCCGTTCACCACCGAGCTGACCGCCCTCGACCCGGCCCGGGTGACCGTCCGCACCGACGACGAGCACGGCCTGCCGGACGCCGCCGAGCTGCTGGCGCACGCGCCCCGGGGCGCTGCCGCGTACGTGTGCGGCCCGGCGCCGATGCTGCTGGCCGTGCAGCGCGCGCTGCCCGCCTCGCCCGCCGTCTCGCTGCACTTCGAACGGTTCGGGGCCGCGCCGATCCTGGACGGGCGCCCGTTCCGGATCCGGGTCGGCGACGAGACGCTGACCGTCCCGGCGGACCGCTCCGCGCTGGACGTCGCCCGCGAGGTGCGCCCGGAACTGCCGTACTCGTGCCAGCAGGGCTTCTGCGGCACCTGCGTGCTCAAGGTCGCCGCCGGGACGCCCGAGCACCGCGACCGCCGACTGACCGCCGAGCAGCGGGCCGCCGGCCTGCTGCTGCCGTGCGTGTCCCGGGCCGCCGAGGGCGAGACCCTCGTCCTGGAGGTGTGA
- a CDS encoding M24 family metallopeptidase has translation MPRFPYDERDLAKFREVQQLSYHCAEQVAAWIEPGVTERQATAELRRCLVKAGVQDFFHVPFAWFGDRTAFRHFHTPLQFFAGSRVLTEGMPYVLDCAPVVDGYTADIGYGGKVGENAVWDLLAKDLKTYRDLILREVRARKPLAEVYAAVDAQLAAHGYDNRHQVYPGRVIGHQVTRNTARGPAGVNLFGFGVRTLQTLGRELVKERLEGRSPLWAGGRASRHAPTPGLWAVEPHIGFRDVGIKFEELLVVTDEDAYWLDDDLPHVRRWALQEDAA, from the coding sequence GTGCCCCGATTTCCGTACGACGAGCGCGACCTGGCGAAGTTCCGGGAGGTCCAGCAGCTGTCCTACCACTGCGCCGAGCAGGTCGCCGCCTGGATCGAACCCGGCGTGACGGAGCGTCAGGCCACCGCCGAGCTGCGCCGCTGCCTGGTGAAGGCCGGCGTGCAGGACTTCTTCCACGTGCCGTTCGCCTGGTTCGGCGACCGCACCGCGTTCCGGCACTTCCACACCCCGCTGCAGTTCTTCGCCGGCTCCCGGGTGCTCACCGAGGGCATGCCGTACGTGCTGGACTGCGCGCCGGTGGTGGACGGCTACACCGCCGACATCGGCTACGGCGGCAAGGTCGGCGAGAACGCCGTCTGGGACCTGCTCGCCAAGGACCTCAAGACCTACCGCGACCTGATCCTGCGCGAGGTCAGGGCCCGCAAGCCGCTCGCCGAGGTGTACGCCGCCGTCGACGCCCAACTCGCCGCGCACGGCTACGACAACCGCCACCAGGTCTACCCGGGCCGGGTGATCGGCCACCAGGTGACCAGGAACACCGCCCGCGGTCCGGCCGGAGTCAACCTGTTCGGCTTCGGAGTGCGTACGCTGCAGACCCTCGGACGCGAACTGGTCAAGGAGCGCCTGGAGGGCAGGTCCCCGCTGTGGGCGGGCGGCCGGGCCTCCCGGCACGCACCGACCCCCGGCCTGTGGGCGGTCGAACCGCACATCGGGTTCCGCGACGTGGGCATCAAGTTCGAGGAACTCCTCGTGGTCACCGACGAGGACGCGTACTGGCTCGACGACGACCTGCCGCACGTGCGGCGCTGGGCACTCCAGGAGGACGCAGCATGA